The following are encoded in a window of Leptolyngbya sp. CCY15150 genomic DNA:
- a CDS encoding DUF3365 domain-containing protein yields the protein MQTLFQFVLSLGLMMSVSLLLIGWYPAPASAAPIISNPNELVQVVQEIESLDAMRSRLASSLEGSTEVPTMQTMKDVCRPVGMRAMQLSQEHGWQVKQVAKNYRNPDHAPGNLHDQMALVKFNQEPELIGFWDQETVDKQPGIRYYRRIDVEASCLACHGLKDRRPQFVKDGYPQDLAYNFNVGDLRGMYAVFIPDDIQRAIQNATN from the coding sequence ATGCAGACGTTATTCCAGTTCGTTCTGAGCCTTGGTCTGATGATGAGTGTCAGCCTGTTGCTGATCGGCTGGTATCCGGCTCCTGCCTCCGCTGCTCCCATCATCTCTAACCCCAATGAGCTGGTGCAGGTCGTTCAAGAGATTGAATCGCTGGATGCCATGCGCTCTAGGTTAGCCTCTTCCCTGGAAGGGAGCACTGAAGTACCGACGATGCAAACCATGAAAGACGTCTGCCGCCCGGTAGGGATGCGGGCCATGCAGCTGAGCCAAGAGCATGGCTGGCAGGTTAAGCAAGTCGCGAAGAACTATCGCAACCCAGACCATGCCCCAGGCAACTTGCACGACCAGATGGCGCTGGTAAAATTCAACCAAGAGCCAGAACTGATTGGTTTTTGGGATCAAGAAACCGTGGATAAACAGCCAGGAATACGCTACTACCGACGCATTGATGTAGAAGCCAGTTGCCTTGCCTGCCATGGGTTGAAAGATCGCCGTCCGCAGTTTGTCAAAGATGGCTACCCTCAAGATTTGGCCTACAACTTTAACGTGGGCGACCTGCGCGGTATGTATGCCGTTTTTATTCCCGATGATATCCAACGTGCCATTCAAAATGCTACCAATTAA
- a CDS encoding DUF4079 domain-containing protein produces MNLENLAALKPYLSFFHPVMMWILLALALYTLYLGVQVRRTRLAEGEPKKELIKGRFAIRHHQIGSIFLALIVMGAIGGITVTYINSGKIVIGPHLFAGLGIVGLVTTSAALVPFMKQHNWVRSVHVSLNLILLGLFGWQATTGVQIVQKIVSQMTSNGAG; encoded by the coding sequence ATGAATTTGGAAAATCTAGCGGCACTTAAACCCTATCTCAGCTTTTTTCACCCCGTTATGATGTGGATTTTGCTGGCCCTGGCACTCTACACCCTATACCTGGGAGTACAGGTTCGGCGGACAAGACTGGCAGAGGGAGAGCCTAAGAAGGAGCTGATCAAGGGTCGGTTTGCGATTCGTCACCATCAAATTGGCTCCATCTTTTTGGCCCTGATTGTCATGGGGGCGATCGGCGGCATCACCGTGACCTATATCAACAGCGGCAAGATTGTCATTGGGCCCCACTTGTTTGCGGGGTTAGGAATAGTCGGTTTGGTGACCACCTCTGCGGCGCTGGTTCCTTTTATGAAGCAGCATAACTGGGTGCGCAGTGTCCATGTTTCCTTGAATCTGATTCTGCTGGGACTGTTTGGCTGGCAAGCCACAACCGGGGTGCAAATTGTACAAAAAATTGTCAGCCAGATGACCTCAAATGGTGCTGGATAA
- a CDS encoding Dps family protein: MPIHIGIEEQNRREIVQGLSHLLADTYTLYLKTHNFHWNVTGPMFRTLHLMFEEQYIELALAVDLIAERIRILGFPAPGTYGEFARLSSIKEEEGVPSAEDMIRKLIEDQEAVVRTARSLFIVLERSHDEPTADLLTQRMQVHEKTAWMLKSLLAE; the protein is encoded by the coding sequence ATGCCTATCCATATCGGTATTGAAGAACAAAATCGCCGCGAGATTGTCCAAGGTCTTTCTCACCTGCTGGCAGATACGTATACGCTGTATTTGAAGACCCACAACTTCCACTGGAACGTGACTGGCCCCATGTTTCGGACGCTGCATCTGATGTTTGAAGAGCAGTATATTGAACTAGCTTTGGCCGTAGACCTGATCGCTGAACGCATAAGAATACTAGGCTTTCCGGCTCCGGGCACCTATGGGGAATTTGCTAGGCTTTCTTCAATCAAGGAAGAAGAGGGTGTACCGAGTGCTGAAGATATGATCCGCAAGTTAATAGAAGATCAGGAAGCCGTTGTCCGTACCGCGCGATCGCTCTTCATTGTACTGGAGCGATCGCACGATGAGCCGACCGCAGACTTACTGACCCAACGCATGCAGGTGCATGAGAAAACAGCGTGGATGTTGAAAAGTTTACTGGCGGAGTAG
- a CDS encoding DUF3122 domain-containing protein, with product MITILRFIGSTFILGILAGVLMMNLAIAPAQAITRQLEEAPGQKVYQSEVYQSRQTLKDQQGNSWQAIAFKRTHPEHVATMYLRLVGFPGTANIDHSQPLTLIDSMGKTFTAADVSQDMFMDQAQVGTDAGEYNLQPILMQLESAIPLRLVLPTLDQSKIILNVSPDVVEEWRSLTDQP from the coding sequence ATGATAACTATTCTACGTTTTATCGGATCAACATTCATACTTGGGATATTAGCTGGGGTGTTGATGATGAATTTGGCGATCGCTCCAGCCCAAGCAATCACGCGCCAGCTAGAAGAAGCGCCGGGGCAGAAGGTCTACCAGTCGGAGGTTTACCAGTCTCGCCAAACGCTCAAGGATCAACAGGGCAACAGTTGGCAAGCGATCGCCTTCAAACGGACTCATCCTGAGCACGTCGCCACGATGTATTTGCGTCTTGTTGGGTTTCCAGGAACCGCAAATATCGATCATTCACAGCCACTCACCCTCATCGACTCGATGGGGAAAACCTTCACTGCTGCAGATGTCTCCCAAGATATGTTCATGGATCAAGCCCAAGTGGGGACAGATGCCGGAGAGTATAATTTGCAGCCGATCCTGATGCAGTTAGAATCGGCGATTCCATTGCGGCTCGTCCTTCCAACCCTCGACCAATCAAAGATTATCCTGAATGTTTCTCCGGATGTGGTTGAAGAATGGCGATCGCTCACGGATCAACCATAA
- a CDS encoding phosphoketolase family protein — protein sequence MTTQTLAPDLLHTIDAYWRAANYLSVGQIYLFDNPLLKRPLTIADIKSMLLGHWGTTPGQNFIYVHLNRVIKKYDLDMIYVSGPGHGGPAVVANTYLEGTYSEIYPDISQDEAGLQKLFLQFSFPGGIPSHASPECPGSIHEGGELGYSLSHSFGAVFDNPDLIVACVVGDGEAETGPLATSWQSNKFLNPATDGAVLPILHLNGYKIANPTILARIEPEELDQFLRGNGWIPYYVEGDDPDLMHEAMAATLDQVIEEIQRIQHEARTLEKTKRPRWPMIVLRSPKGWTGPKWVDGVQIEGTFRAHQVPLSDPRSHPEHLTLLEDWLRSYRPEELFDESGRLKPELAELAPKGDRRMGANPHTNGGLLLRDLVMPDFRDYAVDVPTPGSVKAADAHELGVFLRDVVKLNQEQRNFRIFGPDETLSNRLGSVFEVTDRQWDAQTQDNDEFLALDGRVIEMLSEHQCEGWLEGYLLTGRHGLFNCYEAFIHIIDSMFNQHAKWLKVTAELPWRRPIASLNYLLASHVWQQMHNGFTHQDPGFIDHVVNKKASVVRVYLPPDANCLLSVWDHCLRSRHYVNVVIAGKYSAPQWLTMDEAVSHCTAGIGIWDWASSDGEPDVVMACCGDVPTLETLAAVSMMREQLPDLNIRVVNVVDLMRLQPELEHPSNSQYDDSTGIGRDV from the coding sequence ATGACAACACAAACACTTGCTCCAGACCTGCTTCACACAATAGATGCCTACTGGCGGGCTGCCAACTATCTCTCCGTGGGGCAGATTTATCTTTTCGACAATCCGTTGCTCAAACGTCCGCTCACAATTGCAGATATCAAGTCCATGCTCCTGGGACACTGGGGCACGACACCGGGGCAGAATTTTATCTATGTGCATCTGAACCGGGTGATTAAAAAATATGACCTCGACATGATCTATGTCTCTGGCCCCGGCCATGGTGGCCCGGCGGTCGTCGCTAACACCTATCTGGAGGGCACCTATAGCGAGATCTATCCCGACATTAGTCAGGATGAGGCTGGACTGCAAAAGCTCTTTCTGCAATTTTCGTTTCCCGGCGGCATTCCCAGCCATGCCTCGCCGGAGTGCCCCGGATCGATTCACGAAGGCGGCGAGTTGGGCTATTCCCTCAGCCATTCGTTTGGGGCGGTGTTCGATAATCCTGATCTGATCGTGGCCTGTGTTGTCGGTGATGGCGAGGCGGAAACCGGGCCACTAGCCACGTCCTGGCAGTCCAACAAGTTTCTCAACCCTGCCACCGATGGTGCGGTGCTGCCGATCCTGCATCTGAACGGCTATAAAATTGCCAACCCGACCATCCTGGCCCGCATTGAGCCGGAAGAGTTGGATCAATTTCTACGCGGCAACGGCTGGATACCCTATTACGTCGAGGGCGATGATCCTGATCTGATGCATGAAGCCATGGCGGCGACACTCGATCAGGTGATTGAGGAGATCCAACGCATCCAGCATGAAGCTCGCACCTTAGAGAAGACCAAACGCCCGCGCTGGCCGATGATTGTGCTGCGATCGCCCAAGGGCTGGACGGGGCCAAAATGGGTGGATGGCGTGCAAATCGAAGGCACATTCCGGGCGCATCAGGTGCCGCTCTCCGATCCGCGATCGCATCCCGAACATCTGACCCTGTTAGAAGACTGGCTGCGCAGCTACCGACCGGAGGAACTGTTCGACGAATCGGGACGGTTGAAACCGGAACTGGCAGAACTTGCTCCCAAGGGCGATCGCCGCATGGGAGCCAACCCCCACACCAACGGCGGCCTGCTGCTGCGCGATCTGGTCATGCCAGACTTTCGGGACTACGCCGTGGACGTGCCTACTCCCGGCTCGGTTAAGGCTGCCGACGCGCACGAACTGGGCGTATTCCTGCGAGACGTGGTCAAACTTAACCAGGAGCAGCGTAATTTCAGAATTTTTGGCCCTGACGAAACCCTCTCCAATCGCTTGGGGTCGGTGTTTGAGGTCACCGATCGCCAATGGGATGCCCAAACCCAAGATAACGATGAGTTTCTTGCTCTGGATGGTCGGGTGATAGAAATGTTGAGTGAGCACCAGTGCGAGGGCTGGCTGGAAGGCTACCTGCTCACGGGGCGACATGGCCTGTTCAACTGCTACGAGGCGTTCATCCATATCATCGACTCGATGTTTAACCAGCACGCCAAGTGGCTGAAGGTGACGGCAGAGCTGCCCTGGCGACGACCGATCGCCTCCTTAAATTACCTGCTGGCGTCCCATGTCTGGCAGCAAATGCACAACGGATTCACCCACCAAGACCCAGGGTTTATCGATCACGTTGTCAATAAAAAAGCCTCGGTGGTGCGCGTCTACCTGCCGCCCGACGCCAACTGCCTGCTGTCGGTTTGGGATCACTGTCTGCGTAGCCGCCATTACGTCAACGTGGTGATTGCAGGTAAATATTCCGCCCCGCAATGGCTGACGATGGACGAAGCGGTTAGCCATTGCACCGCAGGCATTGGCATTTGGGACTGGGCCAGCAGCGACGGCGAACCCGATGTGGTGATGGCCTGCTGTGGCGATGTGCCCACCCTAGAAACCCTGGCGGCTGTTTCGATGATGCGGGAGCAGTTGCCCGATTTGAACATCCGCGTGGTCAATGTCGTTGACCTGATGCGACTGCAACCGGAACTTGAACATCCCAGCAATTCTCAGTATGACGATTCAACTGGTATTGGGCGGGATGTCTAG